The DNA region TTTGCCGCGCGCGCCCGGATGTATTGCGGTTCTTCAAGACCACGTGGATCCCCGATGAGACGTTCTTCCAGACCCTCGTGCGCCACCTCGTGGCCGATCGGGAGATTGAAAGCAAAACGCTGACCTTCAAGATGTTCAGCGACTACGGCATGCCGGTGACCTTCTACAATGACCAGTATGACCTGTTGATTTCGCAGGATTATCTGTTTGCGCGCAAGATCTCGGCGGAGGCCACGCATCTGAAAGAGCGGCTTGGCGCGCTGTGGAATTCCGACCGCCGCGATTTCGCCACCTCGCGGGAAGGGCCGAAGCTGCACGCCTTCCTGACCGGGCGGGGCCGGGTCGGCAAGCGGTTCGGGACGCGGTTCTGGGAACGCGAAAGCACGCTCGGCGCGGACCGGGACCTTTACATGCTGGTGTGCAAGAAATGGCACGTGGCCAAGCGGCTGTTGAAGCAGGCGAGTGAAAAGCTGGATGTGCGCGGGGTCGAGTACCTTTTTGATGAGGCGGGATGCCGCGTGCCACCCCTGGGCGGGATCGAGCGGACGTTGGAAAAACGCAACCGCCACAGGCGCGCGATGGTGCGGATGCTGTTTGATTATTACGGGACGGAGCAGCTGGTGATCTGCCTGGACCCGGCCAATCTGGATCTGATGCGCGATTTCATGAGTGACCGCGCCAATGCCCGCATTCTGGAGCTGCAATGCAACTTCGATGACCAATATCTGGTGGGCCATGCGCACCGGGTGGGGCTGGCCACTGACGACACGCCCGGGGAGGTGTTGCAACGGATGCTGCCGACCCTGCGCCATGAGTTCGAGGATGAGCAGTCCGAGATCCGCGAGGCGGAGTTCAAGCAGCATTGGCGGCTGAGGGAAGGCCGATCAACGGATGAGAATGCCGCCGTTCTGGCGGAGTTTTTCGGGATAGATCACGATAGGGGCAAGGAGCTGGCCGAAACCCAGCACCTGTTCGCGGATTAAGGGGCTGACCATGGCATTTGACTACGACGACCAGAATATTTTCGCGAAGATCCTGCGCGGCGAGATCCCCAACACGACGTTGGCCGAGACCGCGCATACCCTGGCATTTGCGGATCTGTACCCGCAGGCACCGGTCCATGTGCTGGTGATCCCCAAGGGGCCTTACGTCTGCTTTGATCACTTCGCGGCAGAGGCGTCAGACGCGGAAATCGCGGATTTTCACCGGGTGGCCGCGCAGGTCTGTGCCGAAATATCCCCGGGCGCGGGCGGGGCGGGGTATCGCACCATCTCCAACGCGGGCGAAGACGGCGTGCAGGACGTGCCGCATTATCACATGCATATCCTCGCCGGACGCCCCCTGGGACGGATGCTGGCAAAAGCCTGACGGGGAGGGGTGCGCGCGTCCTCAAGCCCATGCCCCAAGGGGCAAGAGCCCTCGGCCACCCGCGCTGCCGCGGAGATGGGGCAGGGGGCGGGTGTGTATAGATGCGGTTCGGGTCTGGTCGCCCCGTCTGGACTTGCCCGGCTCAGGCACCTCTGCCATATCGGGACCCGACGCATATTGGATGGCGCATATTGGATGGCGCATATTGGATGGCGCGCATTGGATGGAGTGTGAGATGAGCATAGACGCCCCCGAGACCGAAATCGTCACCGCCAAGCGTATCTCCTGCGATGGCGGCGAGGGTGCGTTGGGCCATCCGCGTGTCTGGCTGATGATCGACCCCGATACCGGGTTCGTGGAATGCGGCTATTGCGACAAGAAGTTCATCCATCAGGATTTTGTGGACGCCTCTGAGTAGCGGCCCCGATGGCCCGGCGTGTCAGTAGAGCCGCTCTTCGCCTTCTTGGGGCGTCCGTTTTGCTGGTGGTGCTATACCTTGGCGCGGCAGGCTTGGGTGGGTTGGTGCCGGGTCGGGCAGCTGATCTGCCACCGGGCGATGACGTGCAAATTGGCCTGCTCTACGGGCAGATCCATGTTGATTTCCTGCTTCCCGCCACGTCCGAGACCCGCGCGGCCTTGGGATTCGCCCGGGCCGGCGGCGTGGCGGTGGACGCGCCCGATGTGGGCTATTTCATTGTTGGCTGGGGCGCGCGGGATTTCTATACGCAAGTGCCGGAATGGGCGGACCTGAACGCGACCGCCACGATCCGTGCGATCACCGGCGATGCCTCCGTGCTTCGGGTCGACACGACGTCGCCCCGGATCTTCTTCGACCAGGTGCCTCAGATCAGCCTGTCTGCCGCGCAATATGCGGCACTTCTGGCCGAAATCAGCGCCACCGCCGCGCCGGGCGCCATCGGATTGGAGGTGCAGGGCCACCGTCCGACCTCGGGCTTTGTGGAGGCGCGGGGCCGGTTCCATGTCTTTCGGACCTGCAACACTTGGGTGGGGCGGGTCTTGCGGGCCTCCGGCGTGCCAATGGGCACCTGGACCCCCACGCCTTACGCTGTGCGCCTGTCGCTGTGGCGCGCGGGCCTGTCGGGCTAACCCAGCAGCAATTCTTCCACACCGCATTGCAGGGTGACGCGGCCCGTCTCACGCTCCACGAAATCCACGATGTTCTGCCCTGACCACGCCTCGATCGGGCGACCTGCAATCGTCTCGCCCGCGCCGATGGCCGTGCCGGTCGATCCGTCAAACAGAGTGTAGCGCACGATGCCTGTCTGGCCGTCGTCGCAGGTGAAGTTGACCAGCTGATTGGCGTTGTTCCAAATGCCGGTGCAGCTGGCTCCATTCGACAGATCGCCGGTCAGGACGCCCTCATCCCAGCCGACAGTGCCGCCCACAAACAACGTGTCGCCGCCGATGCAGGCCACCGCGTGGGTGCAGGAGGCCTGCGAGCCTTCCTGGTAGATGCAGGCCGGGTCCAGCGACATCTGGGCCAGGACAGGCTGGACGAAAATCACGGTCGCAGCCGCGATCACGACGGGGTAGAACGGTCGCACGGCGGGGGTGCGTTTGGTCATGCCCTCACGTAGCGCAGCGATAGGGCGGGTGAGTTTGCCCTTAAGGAACGAAGCGGTCGGGCGAAGGGGAGTCTCATCATGGCATTCGGCAAAGGGCATCATCTACACCTTGTTGATGGATCGGCATTCATCTTCCGCGCCTATCATGCGCTGCCACCGCTGACCCGCAAGTCCGATGGCCTGCCCATCGGTGCGGTGGCGGGTTTCTGCAACATGCTCCACAAGATGATCGAGGGGAATACCGGCCCCGATGCGCCGACCCACGCCGCCGTGATCTTCGACAAGGGCAGCCACACGTTCCGCAACGACCTCTATGATCAATACAAAGCCAACCGTGATGCGATGCCCGAGGATTTGCGCCCGCAGATCCCGCTGACCCGCGACGCGACCCGCGCGTTCAACCTTGCCTGCATCGAGATGGAGGGGTTTGAGGCCGACGATATCATTGCCACCTATGCCCGGATGGCGCGGGAGGCCGGGGGGCGGTGTACGATCATCAGCTCGGACAAGGACATGATGCAGTTGGTCGGCGACGGGGTGGAGATGTTCGACGCGATGAAGAACACCCGCATCGACCGCGAGGGGGTGGAGGCGAAGTTCGGCGTTGGCCCCGAACGGGTCGTGGATGTGCAGGCGTTGGCCGGTGACAGCGTGGATAACGTGCCCGGCGCGCCGGGGATCGGGATCAAGACGGCGGCGCTTTTGATCAACGAATACGGGGATCTGGACGCGCTGCTGGACCGCGCGGAAGAGATCAAGCAACCCAAGCGGCGTCAGACCCTGATCGACCACGCGGACCAGATCCGCCTGTCGCGGCAATTGGTCCTGCTGGATGAGAATGTGGAACTGGAGGACGGCCTCGACGCGCTGGATGTGCGTGAGCCGGATCACGACACACTGCTGGCGTTTCTGGCGGAAATGGAGTTCCGCACCCTGACCAAACGCATCGCGGACAGCGCGGGTGTTGAGGCGCCGGTGATTGAGGAGCCCGCGCCGGAAGCAGCCCCCGATGCGCCGGAGATGCCGCCGATTGACCACGCCAAATACGAGGTCGTTAACGACGTTAAGACCTTGCAGGCTTGGGTCGACCGTGCCGTGGTGCGCGGTGAGGTGGCGTTTGATACGGAGACGACGTCCCTCAACGAGATGACCGCGGAGCTTGTTGGCGTGTCGCTTTGCATCGAGCCCGGGGCGGCGTGCTACATTCCGCTGCTCCACCGGGGCGGCGGCGATGACCTCTTCGCTGACACCTCGCTAGCCGAGGGGCAGATCCCCTTTGACGACGCCATGGAGATCCTGCAGCCGATGCTGGAAGATCGCAGCGTCATGAAAGTCGCCCAAAACGCCAAGTACGATGTGAAGGTCCTGGCGAATTATGGCGTGGAGGTTGCGCCCATCGACGACACGATGCTGCTGTCCTACGCGCTGCATGCGGGTCTGCACAATCACGGCATGGATGGGTTGGCGGAGCGCTATCTGGGCCACACGCCGCTACCAATCAAGTCCCTGATCGGAAGCGGAAAATCACAGATCACGTTTGACCGGGTGCCGATTGCCGATGCCGCGCCCTACGCCGCAGAAGACGCCGATATCACGCTGCGCTTTCACAAGCTGTTCAAGCCGAAACTGCATCAGGTCGGCGTCACCAAGGTTTATGAACGGCTGGAGCGGCCTCTGGTGCCGGTCCTCGCGCGGATGGAGCGGTCCGGCATCAAGGTCGACAAGGACGTGCTCAGCCGTATGTCCAACGCATTCGCGCAGAAGATGGCGGGGCTGGAGGCGGAAATCCATGAGCTGGCGGGCGAAAGTTTCAACGTCGGCTCGCCTGCGCAATTGGGCGAAATTCTGTTTGATAAGATGGGCTTGCAAGGGGGGAAGAAGGGCAAGACGGGCAAATATTCCACCGGCGCGGATATTCTGGAAGATCTGGCGACTGAGCATGACTTGCCGGGCCGCGTGCTGGACTGGCGGCAGCTGTCGAAACTGAAATCCACCTACACGGACGCGTTGCAGGACCACATCAACGCCGACACGGGCCGCGTGCACACGTCCTATTCCATTGCGGGCGCGAATACGGGGCGGTTGGCCTCCACCGATCCCAACCTGCAGAACATCCCGATCCGGTCGGAGGAAGGCCGCCGCATCCGGGAGGCGTTTGTAGCCGAGCCCGGTAAAGTTCTGGTGGCGCTTGATTATTCCCAGATCGAGCTGCGCATCCTCGCCCATATCGCGGGCATCGACGCGCTGAAAGACGCGTTCAAGGACGGGCAGGACATCCACGCCGCCACCGCGTCCGAGATGTTCAACGTGCCGCTGGAAGAGATGACGCCGGACGTCCGCCGTCAGGCCAAGGCGATCAACTTCGGGGTGATCTACGGCATCTCGGGCTTCGGGCTGGCGCGCAACCTGCGCATTCCGCGGGCCGAGGCGCAGGGCTTCATCGACCGCTATTTTGAACGGTTTCCCGGCATCCGCACCTACATGGACGACACCAAGAAATTCGCCAAAGAAAATCTTTACGTCCAAACCCTGTTCGGGCGCAAAATCCACACACCCGAGATCAATGCGAAAGGCCCCGGCGCAGGCTTTGCCGGGCGCGCCGCGATCAACGCACCGATCCAGGGGACAGCCGCCGACATCATCCGCCGCGCGATGATCCGGATGGAGGATGCGATTGAGGGCATTCCGGCCAAGATGTTGCTTCAGGTTCACGATGAACTGGTGTTCGAGGTGGATGAAGACGCCACGGACACGCTGATCGCCCGCGCCCGCGAGGTCATGGAAGGCGCGGCGGACCCGGCGGTTCATCTGTCGGTGCCCATCACCGTCGATGCAGGGCAGGGGGAAACCTGGGCGGAGGCCCATTGATGGCCCGAATATTGGAGACGGAATGACCGATCCGATCCGCACCTGGCCCGAGCTGCGCGATTTCGCCGTCGCGCTGGACCTGCCGAAGGTGGAGGATGCCGTCAGCTGGGGCAATCCCAACCTCAAGGCCCACGGCAAGCTGTGGTGTTGGTGGTCACCTTACATCGACGCCGCGATCTTCAAGGGCGCCATCGAGGAACGCGAGATGCTGATGCAGGCGGACCCGGAGACCTTCGTGATCCACGACCATTATGCCAAATCCGGGCTGGTCCTTGTGGCCGGTGGAAAGCTGGACCGCGACTGGGCCGAGGCGCGCCTGCGCCGAACGTGGCGGGACCTTGCGCCTAAGAAATGGCTCGCAGTCTACGACGCGCGCCAGTGATGCGGGGGCCATACGGATGGTCAGACGCGCGCCGAGGGGGCACCATATGCTGATCGCGTTTAACAAACCGATGAACACGCTGTCTCAATTCACCTCCGAGGGCGGCTGGCCCGCACTGGATGGGTTTGGCCTGCCCAAGGGCGTCTATGCCGCCGGGCGGCTGGATCGTGACAGTGAGGGGCTGTTGCTGCTGACAGACGATGGCGGATTGCAGGCGCGGATATCCTCGCCGAAATACCGGTCTCCCAAGGTGTATTTCGCATTGGTCGAAGGCGTGCCCGATGACGCCGCGCTGGACCATTTGCGCCGGGGCGTGACGCTGAAGGACGGGCAAACGGCCCCATGCGAGGCCGAGGCGGTCGCAGCGCCCGATTGGATATGGGACCGGGATCCGCCAGTCCGCATTCGCAAATCCATCACCGACACGTGGCTAAAGCTGACATTGACGGAAGGCCGCAACCGTCAGGTGCGACGCATGTGCGCGGGCGTGGGTTTCCCGGTGATCCGGCTGGTGCGGTTTTCCATTGGGCCCCATGATATCAGGGACTTACCCCCCGGCATGTGGCGGGAATTGGCCCCATGACCGAGGTGCTGACGGTCCGGTCCCGTGCGGAGTTGCGGGCATGGCTGGCAGAGCATCATGCCGGGGCGCGCGGCCTTTGGCTGGCCACCTACAAGAAACACCATCCCGATTATCTGCCGTGGATGGAGGCGGTGGAGGAACTACTGTGCTGGGGTTGGGTGGACGCGCAGGTGGCGGGGCTGGATGCGGACCGGATGAAGCACCGGATCGCGCCCCGGAAAGAAACGTCGGCCTGGTCCGCGGTCAATAAGGATGCGGTGGCGCGAATGCGGGCAGAGGGGCGCATGACCTCCGCCGGAGAGGCTAAGATCGCCGCGGCCATGGCCAATGGCATGTGGTCCTTCCTTGATGACGTGGAGCGGTTGGAGGTCCCCGACGATCTGGCGCAGGCCCTTGGCGCGGCGCGGGACATTTGGGACGCCTATCCGCGCTCGGTCAAACGGGGCACGCTCGAATGGATCAAGACCGCAAAGACCGCGCCCACCCGGGCGCGACGGATCGCGGATGTGGCGCAATCGGCCAGCGACGGTCTGCGTCCGACCATTTTCCGACGTTAGGCGAAGCTCATCGCTTTGCGCTGCTTGAGCCGGACGATGATGCCGCCGGTGGACATCAGCATGTAGAACCCCTGGATCAGTGCCGCCGCCAGGTTGAAATCAGCCCAGAGCGAGATCAGCACGCAGGTCGATGCCACCAGAACCATCACGAAGTAAATCGGTTGGGAGGAGTGCAATCGCCCAACGGAAAGGAAAAAGAAACCAACAACATAGATGGCAAACCCGATAAGGCCGAGTGCCCGGCTGATTAAGATGAAATCGAGATCAGTGAAATAAAAATGCGCCATGAGACTTCCCCAGCGGCCGGAAATGCGACCGTGGAAACTGGGTAGCACGCAGCGGCAAGTCGGGTCAGGTACGGAAAACCCTTCGCCGCGGTGCAGCGTGGATTGTCGGGGTCGACCCCTGCGCAGACCGGCGCGGTGAGCGGTATGGGAGTGCCTGAGGCGCCCGCACGACACGGGCGCTCAAAGGACCTCAGGCCAGCATGACCATCGGGTTTTCCAGATTGTCCTTGATGGCCGCCAAAAGCTCTGCGCCCAGGGCGCCGTCAATGACACGGTGATCGACCGACAGGGTGGTGGACATAACGGTCGCGACTGCCAGCTCTCCATCCGCGCCGACGACAGGCTTCTTGACGCCCGCACCGACAGCCAGAATCGCGCCATGGGGCGGGTTGATGACGGCATCGAAATTCTCGATCCCCATCATGCCGAGATTGGAGATGGCAAAGGAGCCACCCACGTATTCGTGGGGGGCCAGCTTGCCGTCCCGGGCGCGGGTGGCGAGGTCCTTCATTTCAGCCGAGAGGGCCGAGAGGCTTTTGCTGTCGCTATCCTTCAGGACCGGCGTGAAGAGGCCGCCATCGACGGCCACGGCCACGGCCACATCGGATGGCTTCAGTTTGATCATCCGGTCACCGGCCCAGACGGCGTTGGCGTCGGGCACCGCCTGCAACGCAAGGGCGCAGGCCTTGATGACGAAGTCGTTGACGGAAAGCTTCACGCCGCGGCCTTCCAGCTGTTTGTTGAGCTGGGAGCGGAATTTCAGCAGAGCGTCCAGCTGAATGTCGCGGCGCAGGTAGAAATGCGGGATCGTCTGCTTGGCCTCGGTCAGGCGGGCGGCGACGGTCTTGCGCATGCCGTTGAGTTTGACCTCTTCAAACTCGCGGCCTTCATACATCTTAAGGACCTGCTCGGCGGATGGACCGGTGGGCATCGCGCCGCCACCGGCGGGTGCGGCGGCTTTCGGGGCCTCGGATTTGGCGGTGGGGGCTTCGGACTTGGGCGCGGCGCTGGCACCTTCCACGTCGACCTTCACGATGCGGCCATGGGGGCCGGAGCCCTTGATCTGGCTCAGATCCAGACCTTTGTCCTTGGCGATCCGGCGGGCGAGGGGGGAGGCGAAGATGCGACCTCCGTCCTTGGTGACAGGTGCAGCGGGCGCAGAAGAGGCCGCGG from Jannaschia sp. CCS1 includes:
- a CDS encoding DUF5928 domain-containing protein — encoded protein: MAKIAFILLCHKDAPSIIRQAERLTATGDYVSIHFDARAKAAEFAALQDALKDNAGVTFAKKRIKCGWGEWSLCQASLHAVEAAVEAFPKATHFYMLSGDCASVKSATYAHRFLDARSVDYVESFDFFNSDWIKTGFKGERLFYRHLFNERQNKWLFYASYNLQRKLRLERKIPDDIQVMIGSQWWCLRRTTIEAILAFCRARPDVLRFFKTTWIPDETFFQTLVRHLVADREIESKTLTFKMFSDYGMPVTFYNDQYDLLISQDYLFARKISAEATHLKERLGALWNSDRRDFATSREGPKLHAFLTGRGRVGKRFGTRFWERESTLGADRDLYMLVCKKWHVAKRLLKQASEKLDVRGVEYLFDEAGCRVPPLGGIERTLEKRNRHRRAMVRMLFDYYGTEQLVICLDPANLDLMRDFMSDRANARILELQCNFDDQYLVGHAHRVGLATDDTPGEVLQRMLPTLRHEFEDEQSEIREAEFKQHWRLREGRSTDENAAVLAEFFGIDHDRGKELAETQHLFAD
- a CDS encoding HIT domain-containing protein gives rise to the protein MAFDYDDQNIFAKILRGEIPNTTLAETAHTLAFADLYPQAPVHVLVIPKGPYVCFDHFAAEASDAEIADFHRVAAQVCAEISPGAGGAGYRTISNAGEDGVQDVPHYHMHILAGRPLGRMLAKA
- a CDS encoding zinc-finger domain-containing protein: MSIDAPETEIVTAKRISCDGGEGALGHPRVWLMIDPDTGFVECGYCDKKFIHQDFVDASE
- a CDS encoding DUF2459 domain-containing protein; protein product: MARRVSRAALRLLGASVLLVVLYLGAAGLGGLVPGRAADLPPGDDVQIGLLYGQIHVDFLLPATSETRAALGFARAGGVAVDAPDVGYFIVGWGARDFYTQVPEWADLNATATIRAITGDASVLRVDTTSPRIFFDQVPQISLSAAQYAALLAEISATAAPGAIGLEVQGHRPTSGFVEARGRFHVFRTCNTWVGRVLRASGVPMGTWTPTPYAVRLSLWRAGLSG
- the polA gene encoding DNA polymerase I — protein: MAFGKGHHLHLVDGSAFIFRAYHALPPLTRKSDGLPIGAVAGFCNMLHKMIEGNTGPDAPTHAAVIFDKGSHTFRNDLYDQYKANRDAMPEDLRPQIPLTRDATRAFNLACIEMEGFEADDIIATYARMAREAGGRCTIISSDKDMMQLVGDGVEMFDAMKNTRIDREGVEAKFGVGPERVVDVQALAGDSVDNVPGAPGIGIKTAALLINEYGDLDALLDRAEEIKQPKRRQTLIDHADQIRLSRQLVLLDENVELEDGLDALDVREPDHDTLLAFLAEMEFRTLTKRIADSAGVEAPVIEEPAPEAAPDAPEMPPIDHAKYEVVNDVKTLQAWVDRAVVRGEVAFDTETTSLNEMTAELVGVSLCIEPGAACYIPLLHRGGGDDLFADTSLAEGQIPFDDAMEILQPMLEDRSVMKVAQNAKYDVKVLANYGVEVAPIDDTMLLSYALHAGLHNHGMDGLAERYLGHTPLPIKSLIGSGKSQITFDRVPIADAAPYAAEDADITLRFHKLFKPKLHQVGVTKVYERLERPLVPVLARMERSGIKVDKDVLSRMSNAFAQKMAGLEAEIHELAGESFNVGSPAQLGEILFDKMGLQGGKKGKTGKYSTGADILEDLATEHDLPGRVLDWRQLSKLKSTYTDALQDHINADTGRVHTSYSIAGANTGRLASTDPNLQNIPIRSEEGRRIREAFVAEPGKVLVALDYSQIELRILAHIAGIDALKDAFKDGQDIHAATASEMFNVPLEEMTPDVRRQAKAINFGVIYGISGFGLARNLRIPRAEAQGFIDRYFERFPGIRTYMDDTKKFAKENLYVQTLFGRKIHTPEINAKGPGAGFAGRAAINAPIQGTAADIIRRAMIRMEDAIEGIPAKMLLQVHDELVFEVDEDATDTLIARAREVMEGAADPAVHLSVPITVDAGQGETWAEAH
- a CDS encoding MmcQ/YjbR family DNA-binding protein, with translation MTDPIRTWPELRDFAVALDLPKVEDAVSWGNPNLKAHGKLWCWWSPYIDAAIFKGAIEEREMLMQADPETFVIHDHYAKSGLVLVAGGKLDRDWAEARLRRTWRDLAPKKWLAVYDARQ
- a CDS encoding pseudouridine synthase, which translates into the protein MLIAFNKPMNTLSQFTSEGGWPALDGFGLPKGVYAAGRLDRDSEGLLLLTDDGGLQARISSPKYRSPKVYFALVEGVPDDAALDHLRRGVTLKDGQTAPCEAEAVAAPDWIWDRDPPVRIRKSITDTWLKLTLTEGRNRQVRRMCAGVGFPVIRLVRFSIGPHDIRDLPPGMWRELAP
- a CDS encoding YdeI/OmpD-associated family protein, encoding MTEVLTVRSRAELRAWLAEHHAGARGLWLATYKKHHPDYLPWMEAVEELLCWGWVDAQVAGLDADRMKHRIAPRKETSAWSAVNKDAVARMRAEGRMTSAGEAKIAAAMANGMWSFLDDVERLEVPDDLAQALGAARDIWDAYPRSVKRGTLEWIKTAKTAPTRARRIADVAQSASDGLRPTIFRR
- a CDS encoding CBU_0592 family membrane protein; this encodes MLPSFHGRISGRWGSLMAHFYFTDLDFILISRALGLIGFAIYVVGFFFLSVGRLHSSQPIYFVMVLVASTCVLISLWADFNLAAALIQGFYMLMSTGGIIVRLKQRKAMSFA
- a CDS encoding pyruvate dehydrogenase complex dihydrolipoamide acetyltransferase encodes the protein MPIELLMPALSPTMEEGTLAKWLVKEGDTVNSGDLLAEIETDKATMEFEAVDEGIIGKILVPEGTENVKVNTAIALIGEEGDDFSAAPAAPAEDAAAEEASPEAEEVTPSEAAPAAASSAPAAPVTKDGGRIFASPLARRIAKDKGLDLSQIKGSGPHGRIVKVDVEGASAAPKSEAPTAKSEAPKAAAPAGGGAMPTGPSAEQVLKMYEGREFEEVKLNGMRKTVAARLTEAKQTIPHFYLRRDIQLDALLKFRSQLNKQLEGRGVKLSVNDFVIKACALALQAVPDANAVWAGDRMIKLKPSDVAVAVAVDGGLFTPVLKDSDSKSLSALSAEMKDLATRARDGKLAPHEYVGGSFAISNLGMMGIENFDAVINPPHGAILAVGAGVKKPVVGADGELAVATVMSTTLSVDHRVIDGALGAELLAAIKDNLENPMVMLA